From the genome of Ananas comosus cultivar F153 linkage group 16, ASM154086v1, whole genome shotgun sequence, one region includes:
- the LOC109722488 gene encoding oil body-associated protein 2B-like: MASSGEKAGPRTAVEGGEGGGGSLPPGRGTTVGSHVLDKGAAALQALRPVRQMKQHACSFALYAHDLARQVEAHHYAARLNQDFLQCAVYDSPDSAARLVGVEYIVSDRIFETLPPEEQKLWHSHAYEIKSGLWTNPGVPEMLQRPELANLAKTYGKFWCTWQVDRGDRLPLGAPALMMSPQAVDLGKVRPELVRRRDEKLGISTEDLRESRVEMEEPEWINPNADYWKQHGKGFAVDAVPTEMKRTAPFP; encoded by the exons ATGGCGTCGAGCGGCGAGAAAGCGGGGCCGAGGACGGCGGTGGAGGGGGGAGAGGGCGGCGGGGGGAGCTTACCGCCGGGGAGGGGGACGACGGTGGGGTCGCACGTGCTGGACAAGGGGGCGGCGGCGCTGCAGGCGCTGCGGCCGGTGCGGCAGATGAAGCAGCACGCCTGCAGCTTCGCCCTCTACGCCCACGACCTCGCCCGGCAGGTCGAGGCCCACCACTACGCCGCCCGCCTCAACCAGGACTTCCTCCAGTGCGCCGTCTACGACTCCCCCGACTCCGCCGCCCGCCTCGTCG GAGTGGAGTACATCGTATCGGATCGCATCTTCGAGACGTTGCCGCCGGAGGAGCAGAAGCTGTGGCACTCTCACGCATACGAGATCAAATCCGGTCTGTGGACGAACCCGGGGGTGCCGGAGATGCTGCAGAGGCCGGAGCTCGCGAACCTGGCGAAGACCTACGGCAAATTCTGGTGCACGTGGCAGGTCGACCGCGGGGACCGGCTCCCGCTCGGCGCCCCCGCGCTGATGATGTCGCCGCAGGCGGTGGATCTGGGCAAGGTGCGGCCCGAGCTGGTGCGGCGCCGCGACGAGAAGCTTGGGATCTCAACAGAGGATCTGCGGGAGTCGCGGGTGGAGATGGAGGAGCCGGAGTGGATCAATCCGAATGCGGACTACTGGAAGCAGCACGGCAAGGGGTTCGCCGTCGACGCCGTGCCGACGGAGATGAAGCGCACGGCGCCGTTTCCGTGA
- the LOC109721952 gene encoding cyclic phosphodiesterase-like — MFVRELIPTHYRSFSSSSHLPLLLRPRQPRLPSSSLHLPPPRSSPSPLMATQPTAAAGEVYSVWALPPEDVRGRLKRLMATLRSEFGGPAFDPHITVVGATRLHPAAAVEMLRSAAAALSPDPSPEVVEASAHCCRHFGYQSSTPYMPHLSLLYGDLTDEEKERARRRVEELDKEIRGLSFQISELALYKTDTEDKSLESWEKVEVCHLENK; from the exons atgtTTGTACGCGAGCTTATTCCCACTCACTATCGcagcttctcctcctcttcccatctccctcttcttcttcgtccccGCCAACCCCGTCTCCCCTCCTCATCTCTCCATCTCCCTCCACCTcgctcctctccctctccattaATGGCGACGCAgcccacggcggcggcgggggaggtgTACTCCGTGTGGGCGCTCCCCCCCGAGGACGTGCGCGGGCGCCTCAAGCGCCTCATGGCCACGCTCCGCTCCGAGTTCGGGGGCCCCGCCTTCGACCCGCACATCACCGTCGTCGGCGCCACCCGCCTCCACCCCGCCGCGGCCGTCGAGATgctccgctccgccgccgccgcgctctcCCCCGATCCCTCCCCCGAG GTGGTGGAAGCGAGCGCGCACTGCTGTCGCCACTTCGGATACCAGAGCTCGACTC CGTATATGCCTCATCTGAGCCTTTTATATGGAGATCTAACAgatgaggagaaggagagggcgcGGCGGAGGGTCGAGGAGTTGGACAAGGAGATTCGTGGGCTCAGCTTTCAAATCTCTGAGCTTGCACTGTATAAGACGGATACCGAAGATAAGAGCTTGGAGTCATGGGAGAAAGTGGAGGTTTGCCACCTTGAGAATAAATAA
- the LOC109722467 gene encoding protein FLOWERING LOCUS T-like, which translates to MSSDSLALARVIPDVLDQFRPSVSLRIMNSSRLMVNGTELRPSAAVNRPRVEIGGDDLRNFFTLVLVDPDAPNPSNPTLREYLHWMVTDIPATTAASFGQELVFYEGPEPRSGIHRMVFVLFHQLGRGTVYAPEMRHNFSCRTFAGQYHLNVVAAAYFNCQRESGSGGRRFRFSHGDN; encoded by the exons ATGTCCTCAGACTCGTTGGCTCTGGCTCGCGTGATACCGGACGTACTCGACCAGTTCAGGCCATCCGTATCCCTGAGGATTATGAACAGCAGCAGGCTAATGGTGAATGGGACCGAGTTGCGACCGTCTGCGGCCGTAAACAGGCCTAGGGTTGAGATCGGCGGAGACGATCTCCGCAATTTCTTCACGCTC GTGCTGGTGGACCCAGATGCTCCTaatccaagtaatccaactctCAGAGAGTACTTGCACTG GATGGTGACAGACATACCTGCAACAACAGCAGCAAGCTTTG GTCAAGAGTTGGTATTCTACGAGGGGCCGGAGCCTCGATCTGGCATTCACCGGATGGTGTTCGTGCTGTTCCACCAGCTCGGCCGAGGCACGGTGTACGCCCCGGAGATGCGCCACAACTTCAGCTGCCGGACATTCGCGGGCCAATACCACCTCAACGTCGTCGCTGCCGCCTACTTTAACTGCCAGCGCGAGTCCGGCTCCGGCGGGAGAAGGTTCAGGTTCAGTCACGGAGATAActga